ACTGGTGTATTACAAAACTGGAAAAGAATCTGTATTGAgataaataaagtaaataaacttatatttttaccaAAGAATGCTGATAAAATGAGATATTTCTTTTGATGGATACAGGTAATGctgtaagttttttttttcacaagCTTTTTTTGCTAtagtttataattataatcatttaatattcatatttttcaatgtagttcttttaattctattatttagaaaaaaaataaaacagaTGAATCTTGCTTTAtgtgtattttttttcaaagtGTTTAATCCATTGAATGttcattttcaaaaaattaaaaaattttgcatataaaaaaataatgtctTCGTAACAAGTAACACAAATTTATAGTTACCTTTCTTTGtctgttaaatatatattcaattttaatgcccatggtaaaattaattttaacaaaatattttctatatatcaaatttagctatttttttacatttaaccAATATATTATCTTATTCATAATCAAATacataattcttttaaaatattctataagaacatttttacaattgtctaaaatttttctattcaTGTTAAATTTCacttatattaattttattcattatcatcttttaaatttttgttatttatattttattgatgtGTATATTAAATATGCATACATTAAATCatatctaaatattttttatttttttttcagttaTATActatatcatattttttaaggaATGGCTTAtcaacaatataataatgtaagACCTCATAATATTAGACATGatcaaaatgaaattaatgaCAATCACAATAACAGAGGATTCAATAATCAAAACAAAGGTAGTTTTCAATTTTCTAACAATCATGATTATGATTTTTACAAtcaaaattatgataatgaAATAGTATCAAGAGGAGGTTTTGATATGAAATCACATCCACATACTCATAAGTCAAAGACATGTTCTTCATCTGGATCATTTGGAATTGTAAAAGGAGACTCTGCTGATTTCAAATGTTTTGAATGTTCCAAAACTATTTCTCACTTGGAAAAAATGcctttttcatttaaaaatcttcAGGGTATAGATTCTATTCAACCATTTATACCAAAACATTTAGAAAAAAGGAATGGTTTTACAATgtttaataatcaaaatgaATCTAATAAGAATGcagaaaattttgaaaaatcaaAATGTGAAGAAATAGTAAAAGCAgatgaaaaagaagaaatagaacaaaaattatctaaTGAATCATTACATGTTGATGCTAGcaaaacatataaaatagttTCCCCTGAGGTATCAATACCAATTTCTTCCCCTCAAAAAACTAAGGATGATCCTAATTACAATTACTTTGATAACTATAAAGTTGTAGTTccatcatttaaaattgaatCACGACGTGAAATTACCAATTATAAAACTACACTTTATGATGGAAAAAATCTTTCCAATGAATTtgaacataaaaatatagaaaataattctattaatgatatttcaACTGAAGCaatagttaaaattaataataaaatattagaaaaagcGAATGATATTATACAATCTCCAGTGGAAGAAAAGATGGAAATCACTAGTAGTACTCAGGAAACaagagataaaaatttattatcaccgatagaagataaatttaatactaTACAGGTTTccttaaataaaaataatgttgatAAAGTTATCGATATAGTTAACAATAAATCAGAAGTTACAAGTTATTTTGAAAacgaaaataataaaacagaagaaaataataatgtaagAGCAAATATAACTAGTGAATCctatgaaatatataaaagctGGTTGCAAATAAATTGTGATgaagatattattaataaaatcattGAAACAGGATATAAAATTCCAGAGGAAATAATTTCTCTTACCGTACCAACAATTTACAAGAATCgtgatttaatttttgaaattgtAGATGGTCAATCAAAATATGTCTCTTTTCTAATACCTATTGttgatgatattttaaaaaataattttgaaaatcaaCTAAATGAACCAATTGCTTTAATTCTTAGTTCATCAAAAGAATCAGTAGTAGGAATTTCTAAAACAActgaaattttaattaataatactaaaattACTTTTGCAAAATGTTTTGGACAATATCCTTTTAGACAAAATTTAGATGAATTAAAATGTGGATGTAATATTTTAGCATCAACTCCTGGAAGATTAATACATTTCCTCAAGTCTGGtgatatttcattaaaaaaaataaaatatcttataatAGATGATGTTAACAAAATGTTAGAATGTGGATTTCATGAAATCATTTCAAATATTCTTAATGATTATGATTgttcaaaaaaagaaaatcgTGTTAATATTGCTactattacaaaattttctcccattttaaatgatttattagGTTTGATAATTAAGGATACTTATacaatgattttaaaaaatactactgatgatttatttaaatttaaagttagATATGTTGAAGgacatataaatatttttgaattttcaaaattgttaacaaaaaaattttatgaaatgaaaaaaaataaaaatagtagaGGTATATCATTGTATGTTGACATACCTAATGATACAAAAGATACCATTTCTTTTgatcaattttaattaatttttgataattttaagaataaaatgtttaagtttaattattttttttttctatatatttaataaaaaaaattaactcttcaactataaattttttgtttatttattatagaaTTTTATGGGTAATTACCTTTCATAAATGTTTAAAcataacaattataaaatggtttaaagtgaaaaaaaaaatgaaacaattttaaaagacaTGTGTAgtgaaatattattagtaaaaaatttaactacTAAAATCTATTGTTTAATTAACCGATCAATGGTTaccaaaattatatttttataaaatttacatataaatttaataaataatcttCTACTTTATCAATAGAactatcaaataatattttgaagttCTTATTCTATTTggtttaattatattaagtAAGAGATCTTACACtcggaaaaaaaaatatttaaatgactattaaaattatataattatatcatttttttttaccagaTTTATTCATtgtcattaaattttatcctTTTAACGGATGCAATTTCCATTAACCAAGGAAAATCCCGCACAACATACTTCATCACATCTTTCATTAACTATTTTATCTGTTTTACATTCAACACCTTTAAGTAATGCTAGAAGTCCACCACATTGAGTATCTTCAATTCTTCTTCTAGGACAAATTCCTTTACATGGTTGAGAGTTACAAACTTCTGTTTCTGAATCATTACCAGGACATAAATTTGAATGAAAACATTTTCTTACTCTTCTTCGAGTACCACATGAACCACAACTTGCTGTACAAGCACTCCAACTTTCCCATGATCCCCATATTCCTGGTTGAGGAATAGCTCTAAATTGTGCTTGAAATCCTTTACCACCTCTATAAAATGATCTAAATAAAACTACCATATCTTCTGTTGCTGaaataattgaattttttgGAGTACCAGAACAACAATATCTCATACCAGTATTTGCAAAATCTGTTGAATTTCTTACTTCAACATAATCCATACATAATGAATGACGAATTTTACAATACATTTCAAATTGACCTATAAATTGAAATTGAATATGTTGACCTTTTGGTGCTGTTAGCAACCAGGAACATTCCATTCCCTCTTTAAATTCACCAGGATAATTTGGTGAAGATATTTTTGACCATGTTAATGATGCTGATAATTTACCACCACATTCAACACCAAATCCAGGCATTATAACATCACAATATGTTCCTGTAAAACCATCAGGACAACGACAACGTTCACAATGCCTTGGATCTGTATAACCACCACGTTGACATGGTAATATTCTAGGGCATGTATTTGTACAATATATCCTATTCATTAAtcttatatcattaaaactTAATTGATCTCTTTGACCAATTGTTCTTTGATAATCagttatatatgtatttattgtaaaaagatCATCATATCTAGCAAAAGCTTTACTTCTATAATGCATTATACTACCATAGTCATATGGAACATTTGCTGTATCAACATCTGAAGGttgttcttttaaaaattgtccTTTTGATTCTCTATCAATATTTTCCCATCTAACATTTACATAATAATCTCTATCAGGTCTTGATTGTTCATGCCAAAAACCAAGAGCATGTGCTACTTCATGTGCAATAACACCtaactataataaaaaaaaaagataataaatttgtttatatatatattatcaaatatttaaaaataatataatataaataacctatacaattaaatactattatataatatatagataaaagtataataaaaaaatgttttattgaaaatatcaTCTagatttgatttttttatcatataaaaaaaaatattactataaactttactatttttatatttttatcatcatcaataaatatttaaagatagtaatattttaatataaaatatataactttattaataCTCAATCTAAAAGACTAGAATTATGATATTTATGAAACATTTAAACAAAACCAGCATCAATTTTTGCCTACAAAGATTATAAAtgtgaaaaataaataattgtttaaaattaaaatgatacacaaaaatctattaattttaacataaaaataaaatatcttttgaGATGGAAGAGCgcaatatattttacttcCAACTGTCAGTTGATAATcaactaataataatacaagtTTGTATGTAAAGAAATTCCAAAGctattttatgaataattaaaatgttaaaaaaggTTATGAATTACTAAaaggtaaatattttatctttttaatattaatatattaaaaagtttaacaaataagtttttaaatattataaattgttatttatatatatatatatatatatatatatatttttataaattacttACACGAATACATTCTGGTGCCAATGATACATATTGAGGTTCACCTAATGGATGCCTTCCAACATTTGAAGCACATCCATCAACATCTGTAAATACAAGACGATTACCTTTTGGTTCATCATCTCgtctaataaaattaagacATGTTATATTATGCCAATGTTCTAATGCTAATTCAATAATTCTTTGTTCCTGAACACTATGTGATCCATCaaaactaaaatatataggTTTTTTTGGATCCCATCTTCTACTTTTTGTTcctataaattttcttttaacacGCCGAGCCTTTTTTAATGCTgatttatataatgtttcAGCTTGGTCAggaaataaaacaatatcaccttaattttaaaatatt
This Strongyloides ratti genome assembly S_ratti_ED321, chromosome : 2 DNA region includes the following protein-coding sequences:
- a CDS encoding DNA/RNA helicase, DEAD/DEAH box type, N-terminal domain and Helicase, superfamily 1/2, ATP-binding domain and P-loop containing nucleoside triphosphate hydrolase domain-containing protein — encoded protein: MAYQQYNNVRPHNIRHDQNEINDNHNNRGFNNQNKGSFQFSNNHDYDFYNQNYDNEIVSRGGFDMKSHPHTHKSKTCSSSGSFGIVKGDSADFKCFECSKTISHLEKMPFSFKNLQGIDSIQPFIPKHLEKRNGFTMFNNQNESNKNAENFEKSKCEEIVKADEKEEIEQKLSNESLHVDASKTYKIVSPEVSIPISSPQKTKDDPNYNYFDNYKVVVPSFKIESRREITNYKTTLYDGKNLSNEFEHKNIENNSINDISTEAIVKINNKILEKANDIIQSPVEEKMEITSSTQETRDKNLLSPIEDKFNTIQVSLNKNNVDKVIDIVNNKSEVTSYFENENNKTEENNNVRANITSESYEIYKSWLQINCDEDIINKIIETGYKIPEEIISLTVPTIYKNRDLIFEIVDGQSKYVSFLIPIVDDILKNNFENQLNEPIALILSSSKESVVGISKTTEILINNTKITFAKCFGQYPFRQNLDELKCGCNILASTPGRLIHFLKSGDISLKKIKYLIIDDVNKMLECGFHEIISNILNDYDCSKKENRVNIATITKFSPILNDLLGLIIKDTYTMILKNTTDDLFKFKVRYVEGHINIFEFSKLLTKKFYEMKKNKNSRGISLYVDIPNDTKDTISFDQF
- a CDS encoding Astacin-like metalloendopeptidase, with amino-acid sequence MNTLNVMPFWNMFLIHVLLFIIITLENVQGQIFLRDPLIKTQIYDNEKIDENIHIRKRKKRYINDDKKILMGLTKSEEDNVKFYLEKINNLMLNEHTDSLVNEKNSDNINKNKFSERFKDSVLIKVEENKSYFEGDIVLFPDQAETLYKSALKKARRVKRKFIGTKSRRWDPKKPIYFSFDGSHSVQEQRIIELALEHWHNITCLNFIRRDDEPKGNRLVFTDVDGCASNVGRHPLGEPQYVSLAPECIRLGVIAHEVAHALGFWHEQSRPDRDYYVNVRWENIDRESKGQFLKEQPSDVDTANVPYDYGSIMHYRSKAFARYDDLFTINTYITDYQRTIGQRDQLSFNDIRLMNRIYCTNTCPRILPCQRGGYTDPRHCERCRCPDGFTGTYCDVIMPGFGVECGGKLSASLTWSKISSPNYPGEFKEGMECSWLLTAPKGQHIQFQFIGQFEMYCKIRHSLCMDYVEVRNSTDFANTGMRYCCSGTPKNSIISATEDMVVLFRSFYRGGKGFQAQFRAIPQPGIWGSWESWSACTASCGSCGTRRRVRKCFHSNLCPGNDSETEVCNSQPCKGICPRRRIEDTQCGGLLALLKGVECKTDKIVNERCDEVCCAGFSLVNGNCIR